The following are encoded together in the Gemmatimonadaceae bacterium genome:
- a CDS encoding CoA transferase, which translates to MLSGIKVLDLTRVLAGPLCTMLLGDLGADVIKVEKPGSGDESRTWGPPFDAEGRSAYYLSINRNKLGLAADLNQDAGREDVERLLAEADVVVDNFLPGVLDRRGLGAAEWCERRPELIWCTVTGFGPGTRRPGYDFVAQAESGWMAITGEPDGDPMKAGVALADVLAGKDATIAVLAALVRRGMTGKGARLSISLIDSARAALVNVAQNSLVTGHEARRWGNAHANLVPYQMFRAADRPIVIAVGSDAQWVGCARALGLDRFADDPSMSTNAGRLRQRERIVAAFAEQLATQPAAHWGRRLDRAGVPNGVVRTVLESLRDTNASALTGVSPSVPGRVRYPPPALGEHSGIIRRFGWDVFKNVTPLPADGASS; encoded by the coding sequence ATGCTCTCCGGAATCAAAGTTCTGGACCTTACGCGTGTCCTCGCCGGCCCGCTTTGCACCATGCTGCTCGGGGATCTTGGGGCCGACGTCATCAAGGTCGAAAAGCCTGGATCAGGCGATGAGTCGCGGACCTGGGGCCCCCCGTTCGACGCCGAAGGCCGAAGCGCCTACTACCTCAGTATCAATAGAAACAAGCTCGGACTGGCCGCCGACCTCAACCAAGACGCTGGGCGCGAAGACGTCGAGCGGTTGCTCGCGGAAGCCGACGTCGTGGTAGACAACTTCCTCCCGGGTGTCCTCGACCGGCGCGGGCTGGGGGCGGCCGAGTGGTGTGAGCGGAGGCCGGAGCTCATTTGGTGCACGGTGACAGGGTTCGGTCCGGGTACTCGCCGGCCGGGCTACGATTTCGTGGCGCAAGCCGAAAGCGGGTGGATGGCGATCACGGGAGAACCGGACGGCGACCCGATGAAAGCGGGCGTCGCCCTGGCCGACGTGCTTGCGGGAAAGGACGCGACGATCGCCGTCCTCGCGGCGCTGGTCCGCCGCGGAATGACGGGGAAGGGCGCTCGGCTCTCGATCTCTCTCATCGATTCAGCGCGCGCCGCGCTGGTGAACGTCGCCCAGAACTCACTCGTCACGGGTCACGAGGCTCGGCGCTGGGGAAACGCGCACGCGAATTTGGTTCCTTATCAGATGTTTCGGGCGGCGGACCGGCCGATTGTCATCGCGGTGGGCAGCGACGCCCAGTGGGTCGGGTGCGCGCGCGCGCTGGGGCTCGATCGTTTTGCCGACGATCCTTCGATGTCGACCAACGCGGGTCGACTCCGGCAGCGGGAACGGATCGTCGCCGCATTCGCCGAGCAGTTGGCGACGCAGCCCGCGGCGCATTGGGGCAGGCGTCTGGACCGCGCGGGCGTGCCGAACGGAGTCGTTCGAACGGTTCTCGAGTCGCTGCGCGACACAAACGCTTCGGCGCTCACCGGCGTGTCGCCGAGCGTGCCGGGGCGAGTGAGATACCCTCCTCCCGCTCTTGGTGAACATTCCGGTATTATTCGGCGCTTCGGCTGGGATGTGTTCAAAAACGTTACACCCTTGCCGGCCGACGGCGCATCGTCGTGA
- a CDS encoding ArgE/DapE family deacylase has protein sequence MSIARGDAVALTRELVRVDSRNPSLVAGGPGENAVAKALATVLQDWGMRVDLQHAAPQRPNVIARAGKSGGRTLMFNGHLDVVGVEGMSHAPWDAFQREGRIYGRGSADMKAGVAAMCAAAARAADELEGQVVITAVVDEEFESIGTRALVAAGVRADAAVVTEPTGLAVMPAHLGFVWADVTVFGRAAHGSRWELGVDAIRHAGFFLTELDRIDAEELTQKAHPLLGRPSVHASLIEGGTGMSTYPDRCTIRIERRTIPGERPADVERELREACARVVEYRPGFQAGVRVTFSQEPSDVAVEAPIVRALSQAICDDDDEPRIAGMSAWTDAAILNAAGIPAICFGPGDIALAHSAEEYVPIFEIERATTILASLAKRWCSARIS, from the coding sequence TTGTCGATAGCCCGCGGAGACGCGGTCGCGCTGACGCGAGAACTCGTGCGCGTGGACTCGAGGAATCCGTCGCTCGTCGCCGGGGGACCGGGCGAGAATGCGGTGGCGAAAGCGCTGGCGACGGTGCTGCAAGACTGGGGGATGCGCGTCGACTTGCAGCACGCCGCTCCGCAGCGGCCGAACGTCATCGCGCGCGCCGGAAAATCCGGCGGGCGAACGCTGATGTTCAACGGACACCTCGACGTCGTCGGCGTGGAAGGAATGTCCCACGCGCCATGGGATGCGTTTCAGCGCGAGGGACGCATCTATGGACGCGGATCCGCGGACATGAAGGCCGGCGTCGCCGCCATGTGCGCGGCGGCCGCGCGCGCCGCGGACGAGCTCGAGGGACAAGTCGTGATCACCGCGGTCGTCGACGAAGAATTCGAGAGCATCGGCACGCGCGCGCTCGTCGCGGCGGGGGTTCGCGCCGACGCCGCGGTCGTCACCGAGCCGACCGGGCTCGCCGTCATGCCGGCGCACCTGGGGTTCGTGTGGGCCGACGTGACGGTGTTCGGCCGCGCCGCGCACGGGAGCCGTTGGGAGCTCGGCGTCGACGCGATTCGTCACGCGGGCTTCTTCCTCACCGAGCTCGATCGCATCGACGCGGAGGAGTTGACCCAGAAGGCGCACCCGCTGCTCGGACGTCCGTCGGTGCACGCGTCGCTGATCGAAGGTGGAACCGGGATGTCCACCTACCCCGATCGGTGCACGATCCGCATCGAGCGCCGTACGATTCCCGGCGAGAGGCCGGCGGACGTAGAGCGCGAGCTGCGCGAAGCGTGCGCGCGAGTCGTCGAGTACCGGCCCGGTTTCCAAGCCGGCGTTCGCGTCACGTTTTCGCAGGAGCCGTCGGACGTAGCGGTCGAGGCGCCGATCGTGCGCGCGCTTTCACAAGCCATTTGCGACGACGACGACGAGCCGCGCATCGCCGGAATGTCGGCGTGGACCGATGCCGCGATCCTCAACGCCGCCGGCATTCCCGCGATCTGCTTCGGTCCGGGCGACATCGCGCTGGCGCATTCGGCGGAGGAGTACGTTCCGATCTTCGAGATCGAGCGCGCGACGACGATTCTCGCGTCGCTCGCCAAACGGTGGTGCTCGGCACGTATCTCGTGA
- a CDS encoding ribonuclease H, which yields MTHDGSGSPLRPIAIFADESCLGNGREGSNPGGAAGVIEYVSPSGRLSRHDYWVSEPATTNNRMALRSATEALRGISRKGVRFRVSFTSDSQYLVKGMSEWVRGWEARGWRKKDGPILNLELWQELVEEARRHQVSWHWVRGHEGHPQNEYANDLAVRAAKEQSSSKGIVDSHFDEWLAAEREKGRVK from the coding sequence ATGACCCACGACGGGTCCGGAAGCCCGCTACGGCCGATCGCCATCTTCGCGGACGAATCGTGCCTGGGAAACGGCCGCGAAGGGAGTAACCCGGGCGGGGCGGCGGGCGTCATCGAGTATGTGAGCCCCTCGGGGCGGCTCTCGCGCCACGACTACTGGGTGTCGGAGCCGGCCACCACGAACAACCGAATGGCGCTGCGCAGTGCGACCGAGGCGCTGCGCGGCATTTCTCGGAAGGGCGTGCGGTTCCGCGTCTCGTTCACGAGCGACTCACAGTACTTGGTGAAAGGGATGAGCGAGTGGGTTCGCGGCTGGGAAGCGCGCGGGTGGCGGAAGAAGGACGGGCCGATCCTCAACCTGGAGTTGTGGCAGGAGCTCGTCGAGGAGGCGCGCCGGCATCAGGTGTCGTGGCATTGGGTGCGCGGCCACGAGGGACACCCGCAGAACGAGTACGCGAACGATCTCGCCGTACGCGCCGCCAAGGAACAGTCATCGTCGAAGGGCATCGTCGATTCGCATTTCGATGAATGGCTGGCGGCAGAACGCGAAAAGGGACGGGTCAAATGA
- a CDS encoding trehalose-6-phosphate synthase, whose amino-acid sequence MLDFTNYLADCKFILVSNREPYEHVEGVEGTPEVKQPAGGLVSALDPTMRRTHGTWVAWGSGSADREAADEMGRLAVPPGEDSYTLRRVWLDEADVEGYYHGFANRALWPLCHMLIQHFEYRAEYWNRYRDVNLRFAHAVADEAERAPGKVAVWIQDYHFSLVPALLRAMRPQLFIHQFWHIPFPPPDILQLLPSRTNEAVLRGMLGNDLVEFQIERYVANFIDCVARFVPEARIDRATQVVHFRDRAVHIGAFPISIDVAHFEEMAGSPASRALSKTLRARHAPTRQLGVCVDRIDYTKGILERIRALDTLWTESAELREQFTFIFVCTPSRSDVPAYTTLERDVVDAVTSINARFGNPHWTPIVLISENVDADLLAAVYRAGDMCIVSSLQDGMNLVAKEFVACQLDERGVLLLSRFTGSAEEIDGAVLINPFNIDGFVAAIRSALSMSPEERRRRMHRMRRQLHNSTIFDWLESILERSAQIMGLWPQPEPA is encoded by the coding sequence ATGCTCGATTTCACGAACTATCTCGCCGACTGCAAGTTCATTCTTGTTTCGAACCGCGAGCCGTACGAGCACGTGGAAGGCGTCGAGGGCACGCCCGAAGTAAAGCAACCCGCCGGCGGTTTGGTGAGCGCGCTCGATCCCACGATGCGCCGCACGCACGGCACCTGGGTCGCCTGGGGGTCCGGCTCCGCCGACCGCGAAGCCGCCGACGAAATGGGGCGACTGGCGGTTCCACCGGGCGAAGATTCGTACACGCTGCGGCGAGTGTGGCTCGACGAGGCGGACGTCGAAGGCTACTACCATGGATTCGCCAACCGCGCGCTCTGGCCGCTGTGCCACATGCTCATCCAGCACTTCGAGTATCGCGCGGAGTACTGGAACCGCTATCGCGACGTGAACCTCCGCTTCGCGCACGCCGTCGCCGACGAGGCGGAGCGGGCTCCGGGAAAAGTCGCCGTCTGGATTCAGGACTACCACTTCTCGCTCGTTCCCGCGCTGCTTCGCGCGATGCGCCCGCAGTTGTTCATCCACCAGTTCTGGCACATTCCCTTTCCGCCGCCGGACATCCTACAACTGTTGCCGTCGAGGACGAACGAGGCGGTGCTGCGCGGGATGCTCGGCAACGATCTCGTCGAATTTCAGATCGAGCGCTACGTCGCGAACTTCATCGATTGCGTCGCCCGCTTCGTGCCCGAGGCGCGCATCGACCGCGCGACCCAGGTCGTGCACTTTCGCGATCGCGCGGTGCACATCGGCGCGTTTCCAATCAGCATCGACGTCGCCCATTTCGAGGAAATGGCCGGCTCGCCGGCGAGCCGCGCGCTCAGCAAGACGCTGCGCGCGCGCCACGCGCCGACGCGCCAGCTGGGTGTCTGCGTCGACCGGATCGACTACACGAAGGGAATTCTCGAACGCATCCGCGCGCTCGACACGCTGTGGACCGAGTCGGCCGAGCTGCGCGAACAGTTCACGTTCATCTTCGTGTGTACGCCGTCGCGCAGCGACGTCCCGGCGTACACGACGCTCGAGCGCGACGTCGTCGACGCGGTGACGTCGATCAACGCCCGCTTCGGCAATCCGCACTGGACGCCGATCGTGCTGATCAGCGAAAACGTCGACGCGGACCTTCTCGCCGCCGTATATCGCGCCGGCGACATGTGCATCGTCTCCTCGCTACAGGACGGCATGAATCTCGTCGCGAAGGAGTTCGTAGCCTGCCAGCTCGACGAGCGCGGCGTCCTCTTGTTGAGCCGGTTCACCGGTTCAGCGGAAGAGATCGACGGCGCCGTGCTGATCAATCCGTTCAACATCGACGGTTTCGTCGCGGCGATCCGGTCGGCGCTGTCCATGTCCCCCGAGGAGAGGCGGCGACGTATGCATCGCATGCGGCGACAGCTTCACAACTCGACCATCTTTGATTGGCTCGAGTCGATTCTCGAGCGTTCCGCCCAGATCATGGGGCTCTGGCCCCAGCCCGAACCCGCGTAA
- the otsB gene encoding trehalose-phosphatase, translating to MTTPALPVPMDLAARLVGTPLLLLLDIDGTLTPIAATPAAAVVSEHARDSLDELTVAGGVHVAIVTGRSVEDARRLVGVTGAWYIGNHGIEAAAPGEEPNVPGEVAQFRHPVEVAAARLAQLIRGVPGTILENKRWTLSVHYRLAERDALPELGHRVRKIARELELDVTGGKEVFELRPPVRINKGTAAVALAMRLGALNHGASILCAGDDETDEDMLRAVRGRAPTSVTVAVEPVLHARPTSAEFFVGSPKEMLELLDAVLALRTAAARRA from the coding sequence ATGACAACCCCCGCGCTGCCCGTTCCCATGGATCTCGCGGCGCGCCTAGTTGGAACTCCGCTGCTGTTGTTGCTCGACATCGATGGCACGCTCACGCCGATTGCCGCGACGCCGGCCGCGGCAGTCGTGTCAGAGCACGCACGCGACTCACTCGATGAGCTGACAGTCGCGGGCGGCGTGCACGTCGCCATCGTCACCGGCCGTTCCGTCGAGGACGCGCGACGACTCGTGGGCGTGACGGGCGCGTGGTACATCGGGAATCATGGCATCGAGGCCGCGGCACCCGGTGAAGAACCAAACGTCCCGGGCGAAGTCGCCCAGTTTCGTCATCCGGTGGAGGTCGCGGCGGCACGTCTCGCCCAACTGATTCGCGGCGTCCCCGGAACGATCCTCGAAAACAAGAGGTGGACGCTCAGCGTCCATTACCGGCTGGCCGAGCGCGACGCGCTCCCTGAGCTCGGACACCGCGTGCGGAAGATCGCGCGCGAGCTCGAGCTCGATGTCACCGGCGGCAAAGAGGTTTTCGAGCTCCGCCCGCCCGTTCGGATCAACAAGGGCACCGCCGCTGTCGCGTTGGCCATGCGACTGGGCGCGCTGAACCACGGCGCATCCATACTGTGCGCCGGCGACGATGAGACGGACGAAGACATGCTCCGCGCCGTGCGTGGGCGCGCGCCCACGTCCGTGACGGTCGCCGTCGAACCGGTGCTGCACGCCCGGCCGACGTCCGCCGAGTTTTTCGTCGGATCGCCGAAGGAGATGTTGGAGTTGCTGGACGCCGTGCTTGCGTTGCGCACCGCCGCCGCTCGTCGCGCCTGA
- a CDS encoding FAD-binding oxidoreductase: MAVAVPADVDDLSLLVRWARGQSLPLIARGSGSSMPGGAIGDGVIVDLSRWRDISAIDARSPTMRVGPGVLRDEVEAAARAHGLRFPVDPSSGAFCTVGGMTATNAAGPHSMRFGSMRVWVSAIDCVFDDGSRAEVRRGVPWPTGVPAIDRFASIAEKLKSAEGATPSVHAGVSKDSSGYGIAKFAASGDLVDVLVGSEGTLAFFTGIEIMLASAAGATSSVFGAFSTLDDAVTAAIRARDAGAVACELLDRTFLDVVATGAGIGANAVPADAEAALLAEIEGTNAETAGSSARRVEQLFRESRAIGVRVALDRPTETELWELRHAASPILSRLDPNLKSMQFIEDCAVPPSALPAYVRGVRRILADNDTRGVIFGHAGDAHVHVNPLVDVRRSDWRDRVARILDAVTDLTASLGGTLTGEHGDGRLRTPLMPRVWSTEALRRFGEVKRAFDPAGILNPGVKVPVAGESPLGGGDIKYDPNLAPLTTRARSALETVDARRAYARSRLDLLGGA, encoded by the coding sequence ATGGCGGTCGCGGTTCCGGCCGACGTCGATGATCTCTCACTTTTGGTGCGGTGGGCGCGAGGGCAGTCGCTGCCGTTGATCGCACGCGGCTCCGGGAGCAGCATGCCCGGCGGCGCAATCGGTGACGGGGTGATCGTTGATCTCAGCCGATGGCGCGACATCTCGGCGATCGACGCGCGATCTCCGACGATGCGGGTGGGACCTGGCGTGCTTCGCGACGAGGTCGAAGCCGCGGCGCGCGCGCACGGATTGCGCTTCCCCGTGGATCCGTCGAGCGGCGCCTTTTGTACCGTCGGCGGGATGACGGCGACGAACGCGGCCGGTCCGCATTCGATGCGCTTCGGATCGATGCGGGTGTGGGTCAGCGCCATCGATTGCGTCTTCGACGACGGATCGCGCGCCGAAGTGCGTCGCGGTGTGCCGTGGCCGACCGGCGTGCCGGCGATCGATCGATTCGCGTCGATCGCCGAGAAGCTCAAGAGTGCCGAAGGAGCGACGCCTTCCGTTCACGCCGGCGTGTCGAAGGACTCGTCCGGTTACGGTATCGCGAAGTTCGCCGCGTCCGGCGATCTCGTGGATGTTCTGGTAGGCAGCGAGGGCACGCTGGCGTTTTTCACGGGCATCGAGATCATGCTGGCATCGGCGGCGGGTGCGACGAGCAGCGTGTTCGGCGCATTTTCGACGCTCGACGACGCGGTGACGGCGGCGATCCGCGCGCGCGACGCCGGTGCCGTCGCGTGTGAGTTGCTCGACCGAACCTTCCTCGACGTCGTAGCAACCGGCGCTGGAATCGGTGCGAATGCGGTTCCTGCGGACGCTGAAGCCGCCCTCTTGGCGGAAATCGAGGGAACCAATGCCGAAACGGCGGGATCGTCGGCGCGAAGAGTGGAGCAACTCTTCCGAGAATCGCGCGCGATCGGCGTCCGTGTTGCGCTCGACCGGCCGACCGAGACCGAGCTTTGGGAGCTGCGCCACGCCGCGAGCCCGATTCTCTCGCGCCTCGATCCGAATCTAAAATCGATGCAGTTCATCGAAGATTGCGCTGTCCCGCCGTCGGCGCTTCCGGCGTACGTTCGCGGAGTTCGGCGCATCTTGGCGGACAACGATACGCGGGGCGTCATCTTCGGACATGCGGGCGATGCGCACGTTCACGTCAATCCGCTCGTCGACGTGCGTCGTTCCGACTGGCGCGATCGGGTCGCGCGAATTCTCGACGCGGTCACCGATCTGACCGCCTCGCTCGGCGGAACGCTGACCGGAGAGCATGGCGACGGCCGTTTGCGTACGCCGTTGATGCCCCGCGTGTGGAGCACGGAGGCGCTTCGTCGATTCGGCGAAGTCAAGCGCGCGTTCGATCCGGCGGGCATCCTGAATCCGGGAGTGAAAGTGCCCGTCGCGGGCGAATCGCCGCTCGGGGGGGGCGACATCAAATACGATCCGAATCTCGCGCCGCTGACGACACGGGCACGTTCGGCGCTCGAAACGGTCGACGCCCGGCGCGCGTACGCGCGGTCGCGTCTCGATCTACTCGGCGGCGCGTAA
- the thyX gene encoding FAD-dependent thymidylate synthase, with protein MPTRYYAEPVVTLLARPAFTMPDHLPINWIGESTGGEQLAEFAGRLCYMSQHNPAKRETREYLENIKKQGHGSVLEHANYSILLEGVSRSLTHELVRHRAGFAYSQLSQRYVDESEASFVVPPAIIGEAALESAWREQTEAAQKRYVELVAQLMERYGWVADKVHRRKMAREAARSVLPNATETKIVVTANARAWRTMLELRSSEGAELEIRRCAVALLRLLRTEAPGFFSDFEIYAADDRREAARIAYHKV; from the coding sequence ATGCCGACCCGCTACTACGCCGAACCCGTCGTCACCCTTCTCGCCCGTCCGGCGTTTACGATGCCGGACCATCTTCCCATCAATTGGATCGGCGAGAGCACCGGCGGCGAACAACTCGCCGAGTTCGCCGGCCGACTGTGCTACATGAGTCAGCACAATCCGGCCAAGCGGGAGACGCGCGAGTACCTCGAGAACATCAAGAAGCAGGGACACGGGAGCGTGCTGGAGCACGCGAACTACTCGATTCTCCTCGAGGGCGTGAGCCGTTCGCTGACCCACGAGTTGGTGCGTCACCGAGCGGGATTCGCGTATTCGCAGCTCTCGCAGCGGTACGTCGACGAGTCGGAAGCGAGCTTCGTCGTTCCACCGGCGATCATCGGCGAGGCGGCGCTCGAGAGCGCGTGGCGGGAGCAGACCGAGGCCGCGCAGAAGCGCTACGTGGAGCTCGTGGCGCAGTTGATGGAGCGATACGGATGGGTCGCCGACAAGGTGCATCGACGCAAAATGGCGCGTGAAGCGGCGCGGTCCGTGCTTCCGAACGCGACCGAGACCAAGATCGTCGTCACCGCCAACGCGCGCGCATGGCGTACGATGCTCGAGCTGCGATCGAGCGAGGGCGCGGAGTTGGAGATCCGTCGGTGCGCGGTCGCGCTCCTGCGATTGCTGCGGACGGAAGCGCCCGGATTCTTCTCCGACTTCGAGATCTACGCCGCCGACGATCGTCGAGAAGCGGCGCGCATCGCGTATCACAAGGTCTGA
- a CDS encoding RNA polymerase sigma factor: MQPFVTLAEVLRLDHVATLLEQRSGARALSEARQPNYSVVVKTTEAVLRADQTVVDQENTDQLVIQRVLAGNRDAFKILITRYSDPLYRHALCMTGSPDVAEDILQLSFIKAYQHLAEVRGRFDAWVFRIVANGCKDWLKNIRRSHLSYDEDDQPSAYATPDEELDRTELRSDLDRALTTLPASLREAFVMKHVEGRSYEEMADLLGTTVGALKMRVHRAREALQALLEEKYA, encoded by the coding sequence TTGCAACCCTTTGTTACCCTTGCCGAGGTGCTTCGTCTTGATCACGTGGCGACCCTTCTGGAGCAGCGAAGCGGAGCTCGCGCACTGTCCGAAGCGCGGCAACCGAATTACTCTGTTGTCGTGAAGACGACGGAGGCGGTTCTGCGGGCTGATCAAACCGTCGTTGATCAGGAAAACACTGATCAACTCGTGATCCAGCGTGTTCTGGCCGGCAACCGGGACGCGTTCAAGATCCTGATCACGCGATACAGCGATCCGCTGTACCGACATGCGCTTTGCATGACGGGAAGCCCCGACGTTGCCGAAGACATCCTGCAGCTCAGCTTCATCAAAGCGTACCAACACCTCGCGGAGGTGCGCGGACGTTTCGATGCTTGGGTATTCAGGATAGTCGCGAACGGCTGCAAGGATTGGCTCAAAAACATTCGTCGGTCTCACCTGAGCTACGACGAAGACGACCAGCCTTCTGCCTATGCGACGCCCGATGAAGAGTTGGATCGGACGGAGCTGCGCAGTGATCTGGACCGCGCGTTGACGACGCTTCCCGCGTCGCTTCGCGAGGCATTCGTGATGAAGCACGTCGAAGGCCGCTCCTACGAGGAGATGGCCGACCTACTCGGTACCACAGTTGGAGCGCTTAAGATGCGCGTTCATCGTGCGCGCGAGGCACTCCAGGCACTCTTAGAGGAGAAGTACGCTTAA